The Ignavibacteriales bacterium genome has a segment encoding these proteins:
- a CDS encoding sigma-54 dependent transcriptional regulator, producing MNNNERILIVDDEKIVRESLYHWFEEENYIVDTAEDGETALKKYAKEKFDLLLVDMKMPGMSGLDLLSKIKAIDKDALIILITAFASVPTAITALKTGAYDYVTKPVDPDELAHLVKKALEQRALKIENTQLKENIDEIIKPDNLIGDSNQMKKIYELVHSVARTDTTVMIRGESGTGKELVAKAIHINSGRKYSPIITVNCGALAESLLESELFGHEKGSFTGAQFKRKGKFEMANGGTIFLDEIGSISLRMQIEMLRVIETKQFNRVGGNELIKSDFRVITATNELLEELVKAGKFREDLYYRLNVFTVVIPPLRERRDDIPLLVNFFINKFSTVMNKKIKNVSKEAMEFLMNYDWPGNVRELENAIERAMVVGKSDSIIVDDLPFHVSKNNFDLDGDSKSLSSMEKKYILKTLLENSWNISKSAQLLEIDRVTLYNKINKYELRKEEF from the coding sequence ATGAATAATAACGAAAGAATTTTAATAGTCGATGATGAAAAAATTGTAAGGGAATCTCTTTATCACTGGTTTGAAGAGGAAAATTATATAGTTGATACCGCCGAGGATGGTGAAACTGCCTTAAAAAAATATGCAAAGGAAAAATTTGATCTCCTTCTTGTCGACATGAAAATGCCGGGAATGAGTGGCCTGGATTTGTTATCTAAAATTAAGGCAATCGATAAAGATGCTCTTATTATCCTCATAACGGCTTTTGCTTCGGTACCAACCGCAATTACGGCTTTGAAAACCGGGGCATACGATTATGTAACAAAACCTGTTGATCCTGACGAACTAGCGCATCTTGTCAAAAAAGCACTTGAACAACGGGCGCTAAAGATTGAAAACACTCAGTTGAAAGAAAATATAGATGAAATAATTAAACCTGATAATTTGATTGGCGATAGCAATCAGATGAAGAAAATTTATGAGCTTGTGCATTCTGTTGCCCGCACAGATACTACTGTTATGATAAGAGGTGAGAGTGGTACTGGAAAAGAGTTGGTTGCAAAAGCCATCCACATTAATAGCGGTAGAAAATATTCTCCGATTATTACTGTGAACTGCGGCGCTTTAGCCGAATCACTTCTTGAGAGCGAATTGTTCGGACACGAAAAGGGTTCATTTACAGGCGCTCAATTTAAAAGAAAAGGGAAATTTGAAATGGCTAACGGAGGAACAATTTTTCTTGATGAGATTGGCTCGATTTCCTTAAGGATGCAGATTGAGATGTTAAGAGTTATCGAAACAAAACAGTTTAACCGGGTTGGCGGAAATGAATTAATAAAAAGTGATTTTAGGGTAATTACTGCAACAAATGAACTTCTGGAAGAACTCGTTAAAGCAGGCAAGTTTAGAGAAGATCTTTATTACAGGTTAAATGTATTCACAGTTGTTATTCCACCCCTGCGTGAAAGAAGGGATGATATTCCTCTGCTTGTAAATTTCTTTATTAATAAATTTTCAACTGTTATGAATAAAAAGATAAAAAACGTTTCAAAAGAAGCAATGGAATTTCTCATGAACTATGATTGGCCGGGGAATGTTCGTGAATTGGAGAATGCTATAGAAAGAGCGATGGTGGTTGGTAAATCTGATTCTATTATTGTTGATGACCTCCCATTTCATGTTTCGAAGAATAATTTTGATTTGGATGGTGATTCGAAGAGCCTTTCTTCAATGGAAAAAAAATATATTCTCAAAACTTTACTTGAGAATAGCTGGAATATTTCTAAATCAGCTCAGTTACTTGAGATTGACAGGGTCACACTTTACAATAAAATAAATAAGTACGAACTCCGCAAAGAAGAATTTTGA
- a CDS encoding archaemetzincin family Zn-dependent metalloprotease, which produces MDIFIAPIKFHNNLLLQNLITELSKRFLCKIHVIILNVNLDDFFSIERKQYFSTQILAEAIKLTDIYNGKIIMVTDVDIFVPALTFVFGEAQLNGKHSILSVCRLHEEFYSGISNDDLLLERTIKETLHELGHNYGLRHCADWDCVMHASNGIEEVDIKGNTFCSKCISNVEVYKY; this is translated from the coding sequence ATGGATATCTTTATAGCACCCATTAAATTTCACAACAATTTACTACTGCAAAACCTTATTACTGAATTATCGAAAAGATTTCTTTGCAAAATTCATGTCATTATCCTAAATGTAAATCTAGATGATTTCTTCTCAATAGAGCGCAAACAATATTTTTCTACACAGATACTTGCCGAAGCAATAAAGCTAACCGATATATATAACGGTAAAATAATTATGGTGACCGATGTTGATATTTTTGTGCCAGCATTAACTTTTGTTTTTGGAGAAGCGCAGCTTAATGGAAAACATTCCATTCTTTCTGTCTGCCGCTTGCACGAAGAATTTTATTCCGGCATATCGAACGATGATCTTTTATTGGAACGTACAATTAAAGAAACTCTTCACGAACTTGGCCATAATTATGGTCTCCGTCATTGCGCGGACTGGGATTGTGTTATGCATGCATCAAATGGGATTGAAGAAGTAGATATAAAAGGAAACACTTTCTGCAGTAAATGCATTTCTAATGTTGAAGTCTATAAATACTAA
- a CDS encoding M20/M25/M40 family metallo-hydrolase, translating into MIFIKITPKNLFSILLISFYLFTTINAQQLEKNKLQSYNQIARTIVRNALTEKRGYDWLKELCTIGPRLSGSDKSLRAIHWAEQKMKSLGFDSVWLQPVMVPKWERGKIEKAFVSNSKNFRNKKLTIVSFGGSVGTSPKGITAQLIEVKSLDEAKSLGEKAKGKIIFYNRPFDNGLLNTFEGYGKAVDQRINGAIEAAKVGAIGAIVRSVQSSYDNIPHTGVMNYQDGIQKIPCAAISVIDADYLSKAIKEEPKLEITIKMSCENFPEVQSYNVIGQLTGSEKPNEVIVVGGHFDSWDKGCGAHDDGAPSLQTMEALDLLKRNGVKPKRTIRCVLFINEENGLRGGIEYGKFSESSNDKHLAAIESDRGAFTPRGFNVTTDSLSFKKMQSWLPVLNLADIDWVRNGGSGGDVGQIKNAKALLGYVPDDQRYMDLHHSDNDVFSAVNPREMELGSAAIAIMSLLLSEEGL; encoded by the coding sequence TTGATCTTCATAAAAATTACTCCTAAAAATTTATTCTCGATTCTTCTCATTTCTTTTTACTTGTTTACAACAATTAACGCACAACAATTAGAAAAAAATAAATTACAAAGTTATAATCAAATTGCTCGAACAATTGTCCGAAATGCATTAACTGAAAAGCGAGGATATGATTGGCTTAAAGAACTCTGCACTATAGGTCCCAGATTAAGCGGTTCCGATAAATCCTTACGTGCAATTCATTGGGCGGAACAGAAAATGAAATCACTTGGTTTCGATTCTGTCTGGTTGCAGCCCGTTATGGTTCCAAAATGGGAACGCGGTAAAATTGAAAAAGCTTTCGTCTCTAATTCTAAAAACTTCCGAAATAAAAAACTTACAATTGTTTCATTTGGCGGCAGCGTTGGAACATCCCCAAAAGGAATTACAGCTCAATTAATAGAAGTAAAAAGTCTTGATGAAGCGAAATCTCTCGGAGAAAAAGCTAAGGGGAAAATAATTTTCTACAACCGCCCATTCGATAACGGGTTACTTAATACTTTTGAAGGATATGGTAAAGCCGTTGATCAAAGAATTAATGGTGCTATTGAAGCGGCTAAAGTTGGAGCGATTGGCGCAATCGTTCGTTCGGTGCAATCCAGTTATGATAACATTCCGCACACCGGCGTAATGAATTATCAGGATGGTATTCAAAAAATTCCTTGTGCCGCAATTAGTGTAATTGATGCTGATTACTTGAGCAAGGCAATAAAGGAAGAACCAAAATTAGAAATTACCATCAAGATGAGTTGCGAAAATTTTCCGGAAGTACAGTCGTATAATGTTATCGGGCAATTAACTGGTTCTGAAAAACCGAACGAAGTAATTGTTGTTGGAGGACATTTTGATAGCTGGGATAAAGGTTGCGGTGCTCACGATGATGGTGCCCCATCTCTTCAAACTATGGAAGCTCTCGATCTATTAAAGCGTAATGGTGTAAAACCGAAACGAACAATCCGGTGTGTACTTTTCATCAATGAAGAGAATGGATTGCGAGGCGGAATTGAATATGGAAAATTTTCTGAATCATCTAATGATAAACATTTAGCAGCTATTGAATCGGACCGAGGTGCATTTACTCCTCGCGGATTTAATGTTACAACTGATTCTTTATCATTCAAAAAAATGCAAAGCTGGTTACCGGTTTTAAACTTAGCAGATATCGATTGGGTTAGGAATGGCGGAAGCGGCGGCGATGTTGGACAAATTAAAAATGCAAAAGCCCTTTTGGGGTATGTCCCGGATGATCAGCGCTACATGGATTTACATCATTCGGACAATGATGTTTTTTCGGCAGTTAATCCGAGAGAAATGGAACTTGGATCTGCAGCAATTGCTATTATGAGTTTGTTATTGAGTGAAGAAGGTTTATGA
- the rpmB gene encoding 50S ribosomal protein L28 gives MARKCQLSGVGPVSGHSISHAHNKSKRRFLPNLQKKRIWVKELNKFVTVRVTAAALRTVSKNGTADLAKLVIEKKVKAR, from the coding sequence ATGGCTAGAAAATGTCAGCTATCTGGCGTTGGTCCGGTGAGTGGTCATAGCATTTCTCATGCACACAATAAAAGCAAAAGAAGATTTTTACCAAATCTTCAAAAGAAAAGAATATGGGTTAAAGAATTGAATAAATTCGTTACCGTTAGAGTTACTGCTGCCGCTTTGAGAACTGTCTCGAAAAACGGAACCGCTGATCTTGCTAAACTCGTTATTGAGAAAAAAGTTAAAGCTAGATAA
- a CDS encoding ferritin — protein MISDKMQKALNDQINAEIFSSYLYLAMAAHLESENWNGMAAWMKIQSGEEYGHAMKFYKYVHDVEGKVTLTAIEKPKSTWKSPLQAFEEALKHELYITDRINKLVALALQESDYATNIFLNYFVTEQVEEVSTSTQIVNKFNMLGDNKTSLFLLDRELGMRAK, from the coding sequence ATGATTTCTGACAAAATGCAAAAAGCACTAAATGATCAAATTAATGCAGAGATTTTTTCTTCCTACCTATATTTAGCTATGGCTGCTCATTTGGAAAGTGAAAATTGGAACGGAATGGCTGCCTGGATGAAAATTCAATCCGGTGAAGAATACGGTCACGCAATGAAATTTTATAAATATGTTCACGATGTTGAAGGAAAAGTTACACTTACTGCAATCGAAAAGCCGAAATCAACGTGGAAATCCCCGCTCCAGGCATTTGAAGAAGCACTAAAACATGAACTTTATATTACCGATCGGATCAACAAACTTGTAGCTCTTGCACTCCAGGAGAGCGACTACGCGACGAACATTTTCTTAAATTATTTTGTAACCGAACAGGTTGAAGAAGTTTCTACTTCAACTCAGATTGTTAATAAATTCAATATGCTTGGCGATAACAAGACTTCCCTCTTTTTACTTGACCGTGAACTTGGAATGCGGGCTAAATAA
- the mtgA gene encoding monofunctional biosynthetic peptidoglycan transglycosylase: MKFIWRTIKFLLSFFLLYTAFSVFVILFFRIIDPPVTAFINSKTEPLLGLFSFSDVNQKSVKIQNVSKYAALAVIASEDQKFFEHFGFDFEQIEKAMKENEMKKNLKKKRVRGASTVSMQVAKNMFLFSGKNLIRKGVEAYYTLLLELLWSKERIIEVYLNVAEMGNGIYGIEAASKTYYGKPSIKLNPSEAATIIAILPNPEKRDPRKPTSYLINRRDNILQQMNSIGGVEILKEDIDY, translated from the coding sequence ATGAAGTTTATCTGGCGTACAATCAAATTCTTATTATCATTCTTTTTATTATATACAGCATTTTCAGTTTTTGTGATATTATTTTTCAGAATAATTGACCCGCCTGTTACTGCATTTATAAATTCAAAAACTGAACCGTTATTAGGATTATTCTCCTTTTCGGATGTGAATCAAAAATCCGTAAAGATTCAAAACGTATCTAAATATGCGGCACTCGCAGTGATTGCATCGGAGGACCAAAAATTTTTTGAACATTTCGGATTCGATTTTGAACAGATTGAAAAAGCTATGAAAGAGAATGAGATGAAAAAAAACTTAAAAAAGAAACGAGTGCGAGGTGCAAGCACGGTTTCAATGCAAGTAGCTAAAAATATGTTTCTTTTCTCGGGTAAAAATCTAATCCGCAAAGGAGTGGAAGCTTATTATACTCTTCTTCTTGAGCTACTATGGAGTAAAGAAAGGATTATAGAAGTTTACTTGAACGTGGCTGAGATGGGGAACGGAATTTATGGGATCGAAGCAGCATCAAAAACATATTACGGTAAACCATCAATTAAATTGAATCCTTCGGAAGCCGCAACAATCATTGCTATTCTACCCAATCCGGAAAAACGCGATCCAAGAAAACCAACTTCATATTTAATTAATAGAAGGGATAATATTCTACAGCAAATGAATTCAATTGGCGGAGTGGAAATTCTAAAAGAAGATATTGATTATTAG
- a CDS encoding GAF domain-containing sensor histidine kinase, whose product MKSDELQKIIKAAELVNSNLSVKEVLNNIVKVAVELTNADRGTLYLLDAEKNELWSLIAVGVETQEIRLKIGHGLAGYVAKSGETINIENAQDDSRFNSEYDLLSGYKTQSVICFPIRDSKHEIIGVLQLINNQFGKFSQRDEDFLNALSIHSAIAINNALMHQEQVIINQKLELAKQEAEKFEMLKNHFLLQMSHEIRTPFNIILGSIEVLKNEKLFLKSNEMKEIFEMLEHGSNRIIRTVDEIMEMSKVRSGNYEIHIEKIKLEEDILSHVINSYKLNAEMKGLQFFFEKTTDLNEVQCDKFMTYQIFQEIIDNALKFTTHGSVYVKQFKNEEDKLCVSISDTGIGISPDYLEHIFEPFSQEDTGYSRKFEGNGLALALIKKYAELNNLSISVKSEKNVGSEFLVAFL is encoded by the coding sequence ATGAAAAGCGACGAATTACAAAAAATAATTAAAGCAGCAGAATTGGTTAACTCCAATCTCAGTGTTAAAGAAGTTTTAAATAATATTGTTAAAGTCGCAGTTGAACTTACCAATGCCGACCGAGGCACTCTATACCTTCTGGATGCAGAAAAAAATGAGTTATGGTCTCTCATTGCGGTTGGAGTAGAGACACAGGAAATCCGGTTGAAGATTGGGCATGGTCTTGCCGGCTATGTGGCTAAAAGCGGTGAGACAATAAATATTGAAAATGCTCAAGATGATTCCCGTTTTAATTCAGAATATGATCTATTAAGCGGTTACAAAACTCAAAGTGTAATTTGTTTTCCCATTAGAGATAGTAAACACGAAATAATCGGGGTATTACAATTAATCAACAATCAATTTGGAAAATTTTCTCAGCGCGACGAAGATTTTCTGAATGCGCTTTCAATCCATTCTGCAATCGCTATTAATAATGCATTGATGCATCAAGAACAAGTAATTATCAATCAAAAATTAGAATTGGCAAAGCAGGAAGCGGAAAAATTTGAAATGTTGAAAAATCATTTTCTCTTGCAAATGTCTCATGAAATCAGAACTCCATTTAACATTATTTTAGGAAGTATTGAAGTCCTCAAGAATGAAAAGTTATTTCTAAAATCCAACGAAATGAAAGAAATATTTGAAATGCTGGAACACGGCAGCAACAGAATAATTAGAACAGTCGACGAAATAATGGAAATGTCGAAAGTTAGATCTGGCAATTATGAAATCCATATTGAAAAGATTAAACTTGAAGAAGACATTTTAAGTCATGTTATTAATAGTTATAAGCTGAACGCAGAAATGAAAGGTCTTCAATTTTTCTTTGAAAAGACCACCGATCTGAACGAAGTCCAATGTGATAAATTTATGACATATCAGATATTTCAAGAAATTATTGATAACGCTTTGAAATTCACAACACATGGGAGTGTGTACGTTAAACAATTCAAGAATGAAGAAGATAAATTGTGCGTTAGCATAAGTGACACTGGAATAGGAATTTCGCCCGATTATCTTGAGCATATCTTTGAACCATTTTCACAAGAAGATACCGGTTACTCCAGAAAGTTCGAAGGAAATGGATTGGCGCTTGCTCTTATTAAGAAGTATGCAGAATTAAACAATCTTTCTATCTCTGTAAAGAGCGAGAAAAATGTGGGATCTGAATTTTTAGTTGCCTTTTTATGA
- a CDS encoding amidohydrolase: protein MKKIILSIFILFALRTNAQNINSIYPDLEKLCKDLHSDPELSLKEERTSARIAQELKNLGFEVTERFGGYGVVGILKNGEGKKILIRTDLDALPVKENTSLLFTSKNNGVMHACGHDVHMSVFIGTARMLAENKNKWKGTIMMIGQPAEEIGKGARMMLDAGLYEKFGVPDYALAIHVSPAAKVGTDLYCPGYAMSDATSITIKVKGIGGHGASPQLAVDPIVMTAQMILSYQTIISRETSPFDPAVITVGYIKGGTKHNIIPDEVEMGLTVRTFNDDVKKKILNSIKTKTEKIAESFGLSSDKLPEIIISEQTPAVYNNHELVNRLVPILKKEFGESNIIQSQPWSASEDFSQYGRTKEKVPSFMIWVGSASAEDWAKKQGGWNIPFVHSPNFKPDFENTIKSGVRTVLTSTMELLTN, encoded by the coding sequence ATGAAAAAAATAATCCTTTCAATATTTATTTTATTTGCACTCAGAACAAATGCCCAAAATATAAATTCCATTTACCCAGATCTGGAAAAACTTTGCAAGGATTTGCATTCCGATCCTGAACTTTCACTAAAAGAGGAAAGAACTTCCGCTCGAATTGCTCAAGAATTAAAAAACCTCGGATTTGAAGTAACAGAAAGATTCGGCGGATATGGTGTAGTAGGAATTCTAAAAAACGGTGAGGGGAAAAAAATACTGATTAGAACAGATCTTGATGCCTTGCCAGTAAAAGAGAATACCTCTCTTCTTTTCACCAGCAAAAATAATGGTGTTATGCACGCGTGCGGACATGACGTTCACATGTCTGTTTTTATTGGAACCGCAAGAATGCTTGCTGAAAATAAAAATAAATGGAAAGGGACAATCATGATGATTGGCCAACCCGCCGAAGAAATCGGAAAAGGTGCCAGGATGATGTTGGATGCAGGTCTATATGAAAAATTCGGCGTTCCGGATTATGCATTGGCTATTCATGTTTCTCCAGCGGCTAAAGTTGGAACGGATTTATATTGTCCGGGTTATGCAATGTCTGATGCAACCAGTATTACGATAAAAGTAAAAGGAATCGGCGGGCATGGTGCAAGTCCTCAATTAGCCGTTGATCCGATTGTGATGACAGCTCAAATGATTTTAAGTTATCAAACAATCATCAGCAGAGAAACTTCGCCGTTTGATCCTGCTGTAATAACGGTCGGATATATTAAAGGAGGAACTAAACATAACATCATACCGGATGAAGTTGAGATGGGGCTTACAGTACGAACTTTTAATGATGATGTTAAAAAGAAAATTCTCAATTCAATAAAAACCAAAACAGAGAAGATTGCGGAAAGTTTTGGATTGAGCAGTGATAAATTGCCGGAAATAATTATTTCAGAACAAACTCCTGCAGTTTACAATAATCATGAACTGGTTAACAGGTTAGTACCTATACTTAAAAAGGAATTTGGTGAGAGTAATATAATTCAATCGCAACCATGGTCAGCATCGGAAGATTTTTCTCAATATGGAAGAACTAAAGAAAAAGTACCTTCATTTATGATTTGGGTTGGTTCCGCATCTGCTGAAGACTGGGCTAAGAAGCAAGGTGGCTGGAATATTCCTTTTGTACATTCGCCAAATTTCAAACCAGATTTTGAGAATACAATTAAATCCGGAGTAAGAACTGTTTTAACATCCACAATGGAATTGTTGACTAACTAA
- a CDS encoding aldehyde dehydrogenase family protein, with protein MQKQSESFNPATGETIGFSKLHSVEDLKEMILQARLSQKLWEQFSVDERVKRVLKIRDFLVENADRIAETISRDNGKTRIDAMATEVLPASMAVSYYCKNAKRFLSDKKNSDGNIILINKRSKVIRVPFGVVGIISPWNYPFSIPFSEVVMGLLAGNAVILKTASETQMVGLILKEVIEYAKLPKGIFNFVNLPGKIAGDAFIVCGLDKIYFTGSVSVGKYMMGKAAQTLTPIVLELGGNDAMIVCEDADPYRAAVGALWGGFQNAGQTCCGIERIYVHEKIYNSFMSILKEKIEKLRVDYDKDFNCDVGCMTTERQIETVNKHVEDALSKGAKIFAQSKVPENVKLKNFLPATVLTNVNHEMLVMCDETFGPVVGVMKFSDYNEAIKLANDSQLGLTGSVWTTNSKRGEEIARQIKAGVVTINDHSVSHGMAESTWGGFKNSGIGRTHGRIGFEGMTQPLTIVRDILPFVKKDLWWHPFNKSIYDGLKGAMNMLYNKKLSLRMRGAISLLKIVPRIFRKNLKK; from the coding sequence ATGCAAAAGCAATCAGAATCGTTCAACCCTGCAACAGGAGAAACAATTGGTTTTTCCAAATTGCATTCTGTCGAAGATCTAAAAGAGATGATCTTACAAGCACGATTGTCTCAAAAACTTTGGGAACAATTCTCTGTTGATGAAAGAGTTAAGCGTGTACTAAAGATTAGAGATTTTCTAGTTGAAAATGCCGACCGAATTGCCGAAACAATTTCAAGAGATAACGGCAAAACCCGAATTGACGCAATGGCAACGGAAGTGTTACCGGCATCCATGGCGGTTAGTTATTACTGCAAAAATGCTAAACGGTTTTTATCTGATAAAAAAAATTCCGACGGAAATATTATTCTCATCAATAAACGAAGTAAGGTCATACGCGTTCCATTCGGTGTTGTAGGAATTATCTCCCCGTGGAATTATCCGTTCTCAATTCCATTTTCTGAAGTCGTAATGGGATTACTTGCCGGAAACGCGGTGATATTAAAAACCGCTTCAGAAACACAAATGGTTGGACTGATACTTAAAGAAGTAATCGAATACGCTAAACTTCCGAAAGGGATTTTCAATTTTGTGAATCTTCCGGGCAAAATAGCAGGCGATGCTTTTATTGTTTGCGGATTAGATAAAATATATTTCACCGGATCAGTATCAGTTGGAAAATACATGATGGGAAAAGCCGCACAAACTTTAACCCCGATTGTGCTTGAACTTGGCGGTAATGATGCAATGATTGTTTGTGAAGATGCTGATCCTTACCGGGCTGCCGTGGGGGCACTTTGGGGAGGATTTCAGAATGCGGGACAAACATGCTGCGGCATCGAACGTATTTATGTTCACGAAAAAATTTATAACAGTTTCATGAGCATATTAAAAGAGAAAATAGAAAAGCTGCGCGTTGATTATGATAAAGACTTTAATTGCGATGTCGGATGTATGACAACCGAACGGCAGATAGAAACTGTTAATAAGCACGTAGAAGACGCGTTGAGTAAAGGAGCTAAAATATTTGCTCAATCTAAAGTACCGGAAAATGTTAAACTCAAAAATTTCCTTCCGGCAACTGTTCTTACAAATGTTAATCACGAAATGCTGGTTATGTGCGATGAAACCTTCGGTCCTGTTGTCGGAGTAATGAAATTTTCCGATTACAATGAAGCGATTAAATTAGCCAATGATTCACAACTCGGACTCACGGGCTCCGTGTGGACAACAAATTCAAAACGTGGGGAAGAAATAGCAAGACAGATTAAAGCAGGAGTTGTAACAATAAATGATCATTCTGTAAGCCACGGCATGGCAGAATCAACATGGGGTGGATTCAAGAATTCGGGAATCGGAAGGACCCATGGAAGAATCGGCTTCGAAGGAATGACTCAGCCATTAACAATCGTCCGTGATATTCTACCATTTGTTAAGAAAGATTTGTGGTGGCATCCATTCAACAAAAGTATTTATGATGGATTGAAAGGCGCTATGAATATGCTCTACAATAAGAAACTCTCTTTACGGATGAGAGGAGCGATTTCGCTCTTGAAAATTGTTCCCCGTATATTTCGAAAAAATTTAAAAAAATGA